In Lentibacillus amyloliquefaciens, one DNA window encodes the following:
- the allB gene encoding allantoinase AllB: MIYDLIIKGGDVVFHNDVRKVDIGIKDEKIACIATHIEDEAKEVIQADGQYVMPGMIDTHVHISEPGRTEWEGFETGSKALAAGGTTSYVEMPLNALPATTNKEALDLKLDAAKTQNYVDYAFYGGLVPDNLDKLNELTDAGVLAFKCFIASCGSDIPGDFTNVDDYTLYKGMQQLAERDQLLCIHAENPDVTDNLAKEKVQQGKTTAMDFVESRPIFTEVEAVQRALLFAKETGCKLHLVHISSSEAIQAIQQARAEGVDVTVESCVHYFAMTAEDVAEIGPKAKCQPPLRKAEDQAKLWDELMAGNIDWITSDHSPCTEDLKEGNIFEAWGGISGAQNNVDLMFDLAVKQHGLSVSRFTELIATTPSKRFNLPNKGKIAVSKDADIILVDPNQSYTLNREDLYYKNKHSAYEGRQINAQVTKTIVRGNVVYDLNHGITGDPVGKLLSATD, translated from the coding sequence ATGATTTATGACTTAATAATAAAAGGTGGCGACGTTGTTTTTCATAATGATGTCCGCAAAGTTGATATCGGCATAAAAGATGAAAAGATTGCCTGCATTGCAACACATATCGAGGATGAAGCCAAGGAAGTTATTCAGGCAGACGGACAATATGTGATGCCTGGCATGATTGATACACATGTCCATATCAGTGAACCGGGCCGTACTGAATGGGAAGGATTTGAGACAGGCTCCAAAGCGCTGGCGGCAGGTGGTACGACCAGTTATGTCGAAATGCCTTTAAATGCCTTGCCTGCAACAACGAATAAAGAAGCGCTCGACCTTAAATTGGATGCAGCCAAAACACAAAACTATGTGGATTACGCCTTTTATGGCGGACTTGTTCCGGATAATTTGGATAAATTGAATGAATTGACCGATGCAGGTGTACTTGCCTTTAAATGTTTTATTGCCAGCTGCGGCAGTGATATACCGGGTGATTTCACAAATGTGGATGACTATACGCTCTATAAAGGGATGCAACAGCTGGCAGAGCGGGATCAATTACTGTGCATTCATGCGGAAAATCCGGATGTTACAGATAATCTGGCCAAAGAAAAAGTACAGCAAGGGAAGACAACCGCAATGGATTTCGTTGAGTCCCGGCCAATTTTTACAGAAGTGGAAGCTGTTCAGCGCGCGTTACTGTTTGCCAAAGAAACTGGTTGTAAATTGCACCTTGTTCATATCAGCAGTTCGGAAGCGATCCAGGCGATCCAGCAGGCACGCGCAGAAGGCGTGGACGTTACGGTTGAATCATGTGTCCATTATTTTGCCATGACTGCAGAAGATGTGGCAGAAATCGGACCGAAAGCCAAGTGTCAGCCGCCGTTGCGCAAAGCAGAAGATCAGGCTAAACTGTGGGACGAGCTGATGGCTGGCAATATTGATTGGATAACGTCCGACCATTCCCCGTGTACAGAGGATTTGAAAGAAGGCAATATTTTTGAAGCCTGGGGTGGTATCAGCGGTGCCCAGAACAATGTTGATCTGATGTTTGATCTGGCGGTAAAACAGCATGGCTTATCGGTCAGCCGCTTCACCGAACTGATTGCAACAACGCCATCGAAACGTTTTAATCTGCCGAATAAAGGCAAAATCGCTGTTTCCAAGGATGCGGATATCATTTTAGTCGATCCGAATCAATCGTATACCCTTAACCGTGAAGATCTTTATTATAAAAATAAACACAGTGCCTATGAAGGCCGGCAAATTAATGCACAAGTTACGAAAACAATCGTCCGCGGGAATGTCGTTTATGATTTGAATCATGGCATTACTGGTGATCCCGTTGGAAAATTGTTATCAGCAACTGACTAA